From Streptomyces sp. NBC_01754, a single genomic window includes:
- a CDS encoding ABC transporter ATP-binding protein produces the protein MKTTVPDAATDTVTSRLTARGLTLAYEDRTVVHELDLAVPDGRVTVIVGPNACGKSTTLRALGRLMKPAGGAVLLDGTELSRIPTRKIAQAVGLLPQTPVAPEAITVSDLVARGRQPHQHWWQQWSDADERAVTDAMEQTDVTKLADRPVDALSGGQRQRVWIAMALAQETDLLLLDEPTTYLDIAHQVEVLDLVRRLASPAADGTRGRTVVTVLHDLNQAARYADHLVAMKAGRIVAEGRPGDVVTAGLVREVFGLEAVIVPDPVTGSPLVVPGAPWNPSAPSPRKAL, from the coding sequence ATGAAGACGACCGTCCCCGACGCCGCCACGGACACCGTGACCAGCCGGCTGACCGCCCGCGGGCTGACCCTCGCCTACGAGGACCGCACCGTCGTCCACGAACTGGACCTGGCCGTCCCGGACGGGCGGGTGACGGTCATCGTCGGTCCGAACGCCTGCGGCAAGTCGACCACCCTGCGGGCGCTCGGCCGGCTGATGAAGCCGGCGGGCGGAGCGGTCCTCCTGGACGGCACCGAGCTCTCCCGTATCCCCACCCGGAAGATCGCCCAGGCCGTGGGGCTGCTGCCGCAGACCCCGGTGGCGCCCGAGGCGATCACCGTCAGCGACCTGGTCGCCCGTGGCCGCCAGCCGCACCAGCACTGGTGGCAGCAGTGGTCGGACGCGGACGAGCGGGCGGTGACGGACGCCATGGAGCAGACGGACGTCACCAAGCTCGCCGACCGGCCGGTGGACGCGCTCTCCGGCGGCCAGCGCCAGCGTGTGTGGATCGCGATGGCCCTCGCCCAGGAGACCGACCTGCTGCTCCTGGACGAGCCGACGACCTACCTCGACATCGCGCACCAGGTGGAGGTCCTGGACCTGGTGCGCCGGCTCGCCTCCCCGGCGGCCGACGGCACCCGGGGGCGCACCGTCGTCACCGTGCTCCACGACCTCAACCAGGCGGCCCGGTACGCCGACCACCTGGTCGCCATGAAGGCGGGCCGGATCGTCGCCGAGGGCCGCCCCGGGGACGTCGTGACCGCCGGACTCGTGCGCGAGGTCTTCGGCCTGGAGGCGGTGATCGTCCCGGACCCGGTGACGGGTTCGCCGCTCGTCGTGCCGGGCGCGCCCTGGAAC
- a CDS encoding FecCD family ABC transporter permease, with the protein MITDTVTPVRKAPVRPSGYGVVRIGRRARFLLHRRAALVAPGLGVLLAALCVAYLCVGESFVAPGEVVKVLLGQPSPAELVVGTLRLPRMVVGLLVGLAFGIAGALIQTVARNPLASPDIIGVSQGAGALTVGAMTFGVTSYTVLPYLSVLGGVAAAALVYLFAWRGGLHATRFVLIGIGFAVALRSVTTLFLTKGDYLVAQQAQIWMTGSLNGRGWTEAAPIGWTLLVLLPAVLWAARAQRTVSMDDDTATALGVRLGRVRLGLVALGVVLASVATGTAGPVDFVALLAPQIARRMTRTAQIPLLCSALLGAVVVVLGDLLARRLFSPTELPVGVLTAAVGAPYLIWLIIRGHGGRSGGNA; encoded by the coding sequence GTGATCACGGACACGGTGACGCCCGTACGGAAGGCTCCGGTCCGGCCCTCCGGTTACGGCGTCGTACGGATCGGGAGGCGGGCCCGTTTCCTGCTCCACCGCCGGGCGGCGCTCGTCGCGCCGGGGCTCGGTGTGCTGCTGGCCGCCCTCTGCGTCGCGTACCTCTGCGTCGGGGAGAGCTTCGTGGCGCCCGGGGAGGTGGTGAAGGTCCTCCTCGGGCAGCCGTCGCCCGCCGAGCTGGTCGTGGGCACGCTGCGGCTGCCGCGCATGGTGGTCGGGCTGCTCGTGGGCCTCGCGTTCGGTATCGCCGGGGCGCTGATCCAGACCGTCGCCCGCAATCCGCTGGCCAGCCCCGACATCATCGGCGTCAGCCAGGGCGCGGGCGCGCTCACCGTCGGCGCGATGACCTTCGGCGTCACCTCGTACACCGTCCTGCCCTACCTCTCCGTCCTCGGCGGCGTCGCCGCGGCCGCTCTCGTGTACCTCTTCGCCTGGCGCGGCGGGTTGCACGCGACCCGCTTCGTGCTCATCGGCATCGGCTTCGCGGTGGCCCTGCGCTCGGTGACGACCCTGTTCCTGACGAAGGGCGACTACCTCGTCGCCCAGCAGGCGCAGATCTGGATGACCGGCTCGCTCAACGGCCGCGGCTGGACCGAGGCCGCCCCCATCGGCTGGACCCTGCTCGTCCTGCTGCCCGCCGTGCTGTGGGCGGCCCGGGCGCAGCGCACCGTCTCGATGGACGACGACACCGCGACCGCGCTGGGCGTGCGCCTCGGCCGCGTACGGCTGGGGCTCGTCGCCCTCGGGGTGGTCCTGGCGTCGGTGGCGACGGGGACGGCCGGACCGGTCGACTTCGTGGCGCTGCTGGCCCCGCAGATCGCCCGCCGGATGACGCGTACGGCACAGATCCCGCTGCTGTGCTCGGCGCTGCTGGGCGCGGTCGTCGTCGTCCTCGGCGATCTCCTGGCCCGCCGGCTCTTCTCACCGACCGAGCTTCCGGTGGGCGTGCTGACGGCGGCGGTCGGCGCCCCGTACCTGATCTGGCTGATCATCCGCGGCCACGGCGGCCGCAGTGGAGGCAACGCATGA
- a CDS encoding FecCD family ABC transporter permease — translation MAPAAPRLSRRALATTVAVLALLLAVLLSLAVGARSIAPTAVLDALLHGGHSDAAEVIREMRVPRTLIGLMVGAALALAGTALQGITRNPIADPGILGISQGASAAVVLAIAFAGVHTLSGYVWFAFAGAAVASVAVYAIASRGRGGATPVKLALGGAAINALLVSVTMGVLTTKASALDEFRFWQVGSIAGREAQVAQQIWPFLLVGAVLVLSVARGLDALALGEDVAKGLGQNVAAVRVVGGIGATVLTGAGVAAAGPIAFVGLAVPHIARAIVGGDHRWVLPMAALIGPVMLLVSDVVGRIVLPPGEVPAGVMTALIGVPFLVALVRRKAVPA, via the coding sequence ATGGCCCCCGCCGCACCCCGCCTGTCCAGACGCGCGCTCGCGACCACGGTGGCCGTCCTCGCGCTCCTGCTGGCCGTCCTGCTCAGTCTGGCCGTGGGGGCTCGGAGCATCGCACCCACCGCGGTCCTGGACGCCCTGCTGCACGGCGGGCACTCCGACGCCGCCGAGGTGATCCGCGAGATGCGGGTGCCCCGGACGCTGATCGGACTGATGGTCGGCGCGGCCCTCGCCCTCGCGGGTACGGCGCTCCAGGGCATCACCCGCAACCCCATCGCCGACCCCGGGATCCTCGGCATCAGCCAGGGCGCCTCCGCGGCGGTCGTGCTGGCCATCGCCTTCGCGGGGGTCCACACCCTCTCCGGATACGTGTGGTTCGCGTTCGCGGGGGCCGCCGTCGCCTCGGTCGCGGTGTACGCCATCGCCTCCCGGGGACGTGGCGGCGCCACCCCGGTCAAACTCGCGCTGGGCGGTGCGGCGATCAACGCGCTACTGGTGTCGGTGACCATGGGGGTCCTCACCACCAAGGCGTCCGCGCTGGACGAGTTCCGTTTCTGGCAGGTCGGTTCGATCGCCGGGCGTGAGGCCCAGGTCGCCCAGCAGATCTGGCCGTTCCTGCTGGTCGGCGCGGTGCTCGTGCTGTCCGTGGCGCGCGGGCTGGACGCGCTGGCGCTCGGCGAGGACGTGGCGAAGGGCCTGGGCCAGAACGTGGCCGCCGTACGGGTCGTCGGCGGGATCGGTGCCACGGTGCTGACCGGCGCCGGGGTCGCGGCGGCCGGGCCGATCGCCTTCGTGGGGCTCGCGGTCCCGCACATCGCCCGCGCGATCGTCGGCGGCGACCACCGGTGGGTGCTGCCCATGGCGGCCCTGATCGGGCCCGTGATGCTGCTGGTCTCGGACGTCGTCGGCCGGATCGTCCTCCCACCGGGCGAGGTACCGGCGGGTGTGATGACGGCCCTGATCGGGGTGCCGTTCCTCGTCGCCCTCGTACGCCGGAAGGCGGTGCCCGCGTGA